The genomic stretch GACTCCACTGGCTATACACCAACAGTGGAATATTCAAACTCCGAACAGGAGGTAAGGATGAGAATTCCGAAACCCTTCATGGCCCTCGTAGTGATAATGCTTTGTTGCGCCATCTCGTGTTCTCCAGACAGACGCCCTCTCGATGAGCAACTCAGGGAGGCAGTCGATAAGCGGTTGAAGCAATACAATGTTAAGGGGGGATCGACAACTGTCATCTTGCCCGATGGCAGTACACACAACATTGTCGCCGGCGTGTCGGAAGATACCGTTGCCATGCGACCCGACATGCTCTTTGCCACCGGCAGCATAACGAAGAACATGATTGCCGCCCTCGTGCTTCAGCTTGCCGAGGAGGGAGTGCTCTCTCTGGAAGACTCGTTACACGATTGGCTTCCCCGGCACCCAAAGATTGATAGTAATATCACTATCCGTCAGCTGCTTGGACACACAAGTGGGATCTTCATGTTTTGGGAAAACCAGAAGCTCTGGGACGACCTCATCAAGTATCGAGACAGCGTGTTCACCCCGGAAGTGGTTCTGACGTACCTAAAGGACCCCCATTTCGCACCGGGTACTGGTTTCCGGTATTCAAACACCAACTACCTGTTGCTCGCACAGATCATCACAAAGGCAACAGGCTCCTCATTGTCATCTGAACTCCGAAAACGCTTTTGGCAACCGTTGGGCCTCAAGAACATGTACCTCTCTATGGAGGAGCAGATCCCGAATAGACTTGCTCACGTCTGGGGT from Candidatus Zixiibacteriota bacterium encodes the following:
- a CDS encoding serine hydrolase, yielding MRIPKPFMALVVIMLCCAISCSPDRRPLDEQLREAVDKRLKQYNVKGGSTTVILPDGSTHNIVAGVSEDTVAMRPDMLFATGSITKNMIAALVLQLAEEGVLSLEDSLHDWLPRHPKIDSNITIRQLLGHTSGIFMFWENQKLWDDLIKYRDSVFTPEVVLTYLKDPHFAPGTGFRYSNTNYLLLAQIITKATGSSLSSELRKRFWQPLGLKNMYLSMEEQIPNRLAHVWGDNFEKGGTGKDLTYLPRVSHESITYGSSGVFTTAEDLAVWCKSLFTGKILKRSSLDQMLEFNSDAAGSWCEGYGLGMFLIKKSTTNGERAYGHGGGNIGTSAYMVYLPEYDVSIVVMINFMHGKCPDRILEDIIEIVTDYLDRNKSAA